From Desulfosalsimonas propionicica, the proteins below share one genomic window:
- a CDS encoding MBL fold metallo-hydrolase: MYIKCWGSRGSIPVSGREFQKYGGDTTCIEIRTRSDDLIIVDAGTGIRRLGNQLIGENRQVYHFIFTHSHWDHLMGFPFFKPLYEKTARIMMHRCPFPGKYVETIVTKLMRPPLFPVRYSDLTAQVIYRDGCPDAFEIGSVTVTPISLSHPNGGCGYKFEEDGKTFVFLTDNELGFVHPGGCRHADYVRFCEGVDLLIHDAEFSPEEYSRSIEWGHSSCMHTLRMAMEARVKSLGLFHLNQDRTDDQMDELVAGCRRELSDNASQIDCFGVSRDMTFEL; this comes from the coding sequence ATGTATATCAAATGCTGGGGATCCCGCGGATCCATTCCGGTTTCAGGCCGGGAGTTTCAAAAATACGGAGGAGACACCACCTGCATTGAAATCCGTACCCGAAGCGATGACCTGATTATCGTGGATGCCGGAACCGGCATCCGCAGGCTTGGCAACCAGTTGATCGGGGAAAACCGGCAGGTATACCACTTTATTTTCACTCATTCCCATTGGGATCACCTGATGGGGTTTCCCTTTTTCAAGCCGCTTTATGAGAAAACCGCCCGGATCATGATGCACCGATGCCCGTTTCCCGGCAAATACGTTGAAACCATTGTGACCAAGCTTATGCGGCCCCCGCTTTTTCCGGTACGCTATTCGGATCTGACCGCACAGGTGATTTACCGGGATGGCTGCCCGGATGCCTTTGAGATCGGCTCTGTGACCGTGACGCCCATTTCCCTGAGCCATCCCAACGGCGGGTGCGGGTACAAATTTGAGGAAGACGGAAAAACTTTTGTTTTTCTCACCGATAATGAACTGGGTTTCGTGCACCCCGGCGGATGCCGGCATGCCGATTATGTGCGCTTTTGTGAAGGCGTGGATTTGCTGATCCATGACGCGGAATTCAGCCCCGAAGAATACAGCAGAAGCATCGAATGGGGGCATTCCTCGTGCATGCATACCCTGCGCATGGCCATGGAGGCCCGGGTTAAATCTTTGGGCCTTTTTCATCTCAATCAGGACCGGACTGATGACCAGATGGATGAACTGGTGGCCGGATGCCGCCGGGAGCTTTCAGACAATGCTTCGCAAATCGATTGTTTCGGCGTCAGCCGGGACATGACTTTTGAATTATAG
- a CDS encoding SIR2 family NAD-dependent protein deacylase — MREEIAKAAEYLLSSRHTVALTGAGISVESGIPPFRGPGSLWEKFDPMEYAHINAFLKDPEKIWKTLIAEMRDVLMNASPNAGHFGLARLEDLGLMGTVITQNIDGLHQKAGSTDVIEFHGNFAWLSCLECGIRKEITQVNAVDIPPRCDCGGIFRPDCVFFGELIPSQALDRSQQASARCDVMLVVGTSATVQPAAYMPVIARQRGAVIIEINPEPTPLTGTTSQVLVQGKAGEVMDELVSAVESLKK, encoded by the coding sequence ATGAGAGAAGAGATCGCCAAAGCCGCGGAGTATCTGCTTTCATCCAGGCATACAGTGGCGCTGACAGGTGCGGGGATTTCCGTGGAAAGCGGAATTCCGCCTTTTCGCGGGCCGGGCAGTTTGTGGGAAAAATTCGATCCCATGGAATATGCCCATATCAACGCATTTTTAAAGGATCCGGAAAAAATCTGGAAAACCCTGATTGCCGAAATGCGGGATGTGCTTATGAACGCCTCGCCCAATGCCGGGCATTTCGGCCTGGCGCGGCTCGAGGATTTGGGCCTGATGGGCACTGTGATAACCCAGAATATTGACGGACTGCACCAAAAGGCCGGCAGCACGGATGTGATCGAGTTTCACGGCAATTTCGCCTGGCTCAGCTGTCTGGAATGCGGCATCCGCAAGGAGATTACACAGGTAAACGCTGTCGACATCCCCCCCAGATGTGACTGCGGCGGGATTTTCCGGCCGGACTGCGTGTTTTTCGGGGAACTCATTCCCTCCCAGGCACTGGACCGCTCCCAGCAGGCCTCGGCCCGGTGCGACGTAATGCTCGTGGTGGGCACTTCAGCCACGGTCCAGCCGGCGGCCTACATGCCGGTCATCGCCCGGCAGCGGGGCGCTGTGATCATTGAAATCAATCCCGAACCCACGCCTTTGACCGGGACCACCAGCCAGGTCCTTGTCCAGGGCAAAGCCGGTGAGGTGATGGATGAACTGGTTTCCGCAGTGGAATCGCTGAAAAAATAA
- a CDS encoding ASKHA domain-containing protein produces MATEINGWVVDVYMPPPSLEDNTADADRLEKVLAAKIGAGRVAINLELSRKLPEKLRSWQYACKCVVFGAAGRWQLIDVLNPHEQFAAAGLAVDLGTTRVVLRIVDLQTGENLGQSAFDNPQIEIGPDILTRIHYADKPEGLGRLHSRIIDGINAAAADLCQSAGIDPGQIFLAAVSGNTSMTHLFMGLPAGGIIREPYIPAVNAPGVMRASELDLKVNDAAAVFVFPNVGSYFGGDLLSGAYYAGFHENEQVAMLVDVGTNAEVLLGNRDWLVVCAGAAGPALEGGVSEIGMTAGPGVIDSVRIDPETREFEIHTIDEKPPRGICGSGMIDLAAQLFVSGMLDIRGRLVPEACGSRLKEQDDMRHLVVAFADQSATGGDLTISQADIDSLIRSKAAMYTILETIIGYVGISFQDIEAFYVAGTFGSFIRPRSAISIGMIPDLPESTYCSLGNSSLEGAARLLQSRNAVAAVESIKERMTYLELNVNQDFMNRFSAAKFLPHTDAGRFPSVHRPG; encoded by the coding sequence ATGGCAACCGAAATAAACGGATGGGTGGTGGATGTGTACATGCCGCCGCCGTCCCTTGAAGATAACACCGCGGATGCCGATCGCCTGGAAAAGGTTCTGGCTGCAAAAATCGGGGCCGGGCGGGTGGCCATCAATCTGGAACTGAGCCGGAAACTGCCTGAAAAACTTCGGTCATGGCAGTATGCCTGCAAATGCGTGGTTTTTGGCGCAGCCGGCAGATGGCAGCTCATTGATGTGCTCAACCCGCATGAGCAGTTTGCTGCAGCCGGGCTGGCCGTGGATCTGGGCACCACCCGCGTAGTGCTCCGGATAGTGGATCTGCAGACCGGTGAAAATCTCGGCCAGAGCGCCTTTGACAACCCTCAGATCGAAATCGGCCCGGATATTCTTACCCGAATTCATTACGCGGATAAGCCCGAGGGGCTCGGCCGGCTGCACAGCCGGATCATAGACGGCATCAATGCCGCGGCCGCTGATCTTTGTCAAAGCGCCGGCATTGATCCAGGGCAGATTTTTTTAGCCGCTGTGTCCGGCAACACCAGCATGACTCACCTGTTTATGGGCCTGCCGGCCGGCGGGATCATCCGGGAACCCTATATTCCGGCGGTCAATGCGCCTGGCGTGATGCGGGCTTCCGAACTGGACTTAAAAGTCAATGACGCGGCAGCTGTGTTTGTTTTTCCCAACGTGGGGTCCTATTTCGGCGGCGACCTGTTATCCGGCGCCTATTATGCAGGATTTCATGAAAATGAGCAGGTGGCCATGCTCGTGGATGTGGGCACAAATGCCGAAGTGCTTCTGGGAAACCGCGACTGGCTGGTGGTGTGTGCCGGTGCGGCCGGCCCGGCCCTGGAAGGGGGCGTGTCTGAAATCGGTATGACCGCAGGTCCGGGGGTCATTGACAGCGTCCGCATAGACCCGGAAACCCGGGAGTTTGAAATTCATACCATTGACGAAAAGCCGCCCAGGGGAATCTGCGGCTCGGGCATGATCGACCTGGCCGCCCAGTTGTTTGTTTCCGGGATGCTCGATATCCGGGGTCGCCTGGTGCCGGAGGCCTGCGGCAGCCGCCTTAAGGAACAAGATGATATGCGGCACCTGGTGGTGGCGTTTGCAGACCAGTCTGCCACCGGCGGGGATTTGACCATCAGTCAGGCTGACATTGACAGCCTGATCCGGTCAAAGGCGGCCATGTATACCATCCTGGAAACCATCATTGGCTACGTGGGCATTTCCTTCCAAGACATTGAGGCCTTTTATGTGGCCGGCACTTTTGGTTCCTTTATTCGTCCCCGCTCGGCCATTTCCATCGGCATGATTCCGGACCTGCCCGAGTCCACTTATTGTTCCCTGGGCAACAGTTCACTGGAAGGCGCTGCGCGTCTGCTCCAGTCCCGCAATGCCGTGGCCGCCGTTGAATCGATCAAAGAACGGATGACCTACCTGGAGTTAAATGTCAACCAGGACTTCATGAACCGGTTTTCCGCAGCCAAGTTTCTGCCCCACACGGATGCCGGCCGTTTTCCCTCGGTTCACCGGCCGGGATAA
- a CDS encoding 30S ribosomal protein THX — protein MGKGDQKSKKGKIWRGTFGKSRSRKNNSQREHDKK, from the coding sequence ATGGGCAAAGGAGACCAAAAATCCAAAAAGGGAAAAATCTGGCGTGGCACCTTCGGCAAATCCCGCTCCAGAAAAAACAACTCCCAGCGGGAACACGACAAGAAATAG